Proteins from a genomic interval of Rhizoctonia solani chromosome 12, complete sequence:
- a CDS encoding Retrotransposable element Tf2 protein, giving the protein MSPLFTILIKPEKKAEPLEVLIDSGATSSFLHPRTAELLRLPLIDLPTPRTVTMLDGSSPQAGKIWKKAVLTFSFDGKKMTETFLICNTGSHAAILGLKWLDAHNPEIDWNRRTLTFPHTTPEHVAIAEEEEADKNPLEGVPSKYHQYAKVFGEEEFNKLPPHRHYNIGIELTEEGPLNSPLYSMTDAESATLKDWLRDELKAGKIRPSKSSISSPIMFVPKKDGSCRLVVDYRRLNNRTKKNIYPLPRPDDLMAQLRGAKIFTKLDLRWGYNNVRVKEGDEWKTAFQTKYGLYESLVMTFGLTNAPAAFQHFMNDLFKDLLDVCVIIYLDDILIYSKDDATHTQHVHEVLRRLMENQLFCKASKCTFHVTSVEYLGIIVLDKGFSLDKLKIQVIQEWPTPTKVKEVQLFLGFANFLRRFVANFSHMARPLHNLVKKDIPWKWDTREQEAFQGLKDAITNAPVLCHANPAKPYFLETDASGAALGSILSQRQEDRQLHPLGFLSESFKGAEQNYDTHNKELLAIIRSFEYWRIFLEGTAHPITVFTNHRNLEYWKESRTFNRRHAQWHLLLAGYNFQIVYCPGKQSGKPDALSRRSDHANIPPADQTMLPDPVFANVALVLPEKELQRQIEQSLDQDESLEEILQFLQNKSKAPPSIKRAFKDYEMEAGLLFYQGQIVVPDVGTLRTDLLQIFHNSPLAGHPGRQQTLELVLRNHYWPGIRADTYWHVDSCETCQQIRKPKYASIPPQPLELPTRPWQHVSYNMIVDLPKDGNYNSILVIIDSFTKYGIFVKCSKKLRAPELAELFLEHVWKRHGMPEKTVSDRGRVFNNKFLKALYKRLGIDPHFSSAYHPQSDGQTERVNPSIEHFLRAYSGVNQRDWTKWLPMAEFAYNNAMHSSTGKTPFKALYGWEPTLTPSNVPTDVPEADELAQTMEAQWKEVELALRQAKQRMTAGESGSPTEFKVGEEAWLDAKNVNLKTLSPKLTEQRLGPFKVTKKISDRAYRLELPPTMRIHNVFYVGLLSKVKRDNKRAFENRPPPVTVDGEEEYEVEGITDAEERNGKWFFRVKWKGYGSEENTWEPQENLKNAKKILEKYEKEMKKKALGAAKALRGGAVS; this is encoded by the coding sequence ATGTCACCCCTGTTCACCATTTtgatcaaaccagagaaaaaagcggaacccctagaagtcctgatagattcaggcgccacctcatccttcctccacccccgtaccgcggaactactccgccttccactcattgacctcccTACACCCCGTACCgtcactatgcttgatgggtcaagcccccaggcaggcaagatctggaagaaggcagttctaaccttctcctttgatggcaagaagatgacagagaccttccttatatgtaacacagggtctcatgctgctatcttaggattgaaatggttggatgcccacaacccagagattgattggaacaggCGCACCCTTACCTTCCCTCATACAACCCCtgaacatgtggccattgccgaggaagaggaagcagataagaacccccttgaaggagtaccctccaagtaccatcaatacgccaaggtattcggggaagaagaattcaacaagctcccTCCACACCGGCATTACAATATTGGAATAGAACtcacggaagaaggcccccttaACTCCCCTctttacagtatgacagacgccgagtccgccacactcaaggactggctcagggatgagttgaaagctgggaagatccgccctagcaaatcttccatcagttcccccataatgtttgtcccaaaaaaggatggttcctgccgcctggttgttgactaccgtcGCCTTAACAATCGCACCAAGAAAAACATTTATCCGCTTCCCCGCCCAGATGatcttatggcccagctccgtggcgccaagatctttaccaaactagacttacgatggggttacaacaatgtgcgagttaaagaaggtgatgagtggaagaccgcattccaaaccaagtacggcctctaTGAATCCCTGGTGATGACTTTTGGtttgacaaacgcccctgccgcctttcagcatttcatgaacgacttgttcaaggacctcctggatgtatgcgtcatcatttaccttgatgacatcctaatctactctaaggatgacgcaacacacacccagcacgttcatgaagtcctaCGGCGcttaatggagaaccaattgttctgtaaggcatccaagtgtactttccacgtcacctcagTGGAGTATCTAGGAATAATTGTATTGGATAAGGGAttcagtctggataagctcaaaatccaggtgatccaagaatggcctacACCCActaaggtcaaagaagtacAATTGTTCCTgggttttgccaatttcctacgccgctttgttgccaactttagccatatggccaggccattacataacctggtcaaaaaggacataccatggaaatgggatactaGGGAgcaagaagcattccaagggtTAAAAGACGCCATTACCAACGCACCAGTACTATGCCACGCCAATCCTGCCAAACCTTATTTCCTGGAAACGGACGCCTCAGGTGCGGCCTTAGGGtctatactcagtcaacgccaggaagacagACAATTACACCCCTTAGgattcctgtcagaatcGTTCAAGGGAGCGGAACAAAACTATGATACCCACAACAAAGAACTACTGGCTATCATACGATCttttgaatactggcgtatattcctggaaggaactgcACACCCAATCACCGTGTTTACCAATCACCgcaatctggagtactggaaggagtcaagaaccttcaaccgtcgccacgcacaatggcaccttcTACTAGCCGgttacaacttccagattgtctaTTGCCccggaaaacaatcagggaaaccggATGCCCTTTCACGCCGTTCAGATCACGCCAACATTCCTCCAGCtgaccaaaccatgctcccagaccctgtctttgccaacgttgcaCTGGTCTTGCCAGAAAAAGAgttacaacgccagattgagcAATCCCTAGACCAAGATGAGTCtttggaggaaatcctccaattcctccaaaacaaatCAAAGGCACCACCTTCCATCAAACgagcattcaaggattatgaaatggaagCCGGGTTgttattctaccaaggacaaattgtagtaCCAGATGTAGGCACCCTAAGGACGGACTTGCTACAAATATTCCACAATAGCCCCTTAGCTGGACATCCTGGTAGACAACAAACCCTGGAATTGGTCTTGCGCAAccactactggcctggcatccgtgcGGACACCTATTGGCacgtggactcctgtgaaacttgtcaacaaatcaggaagcccaagtatgcgtctatcccacctcagcctcTAGAACTTCCGactagaccctggcaacacgtttCTTACAACATGATCGTGGACTTACCAAAGGACGGAAACTacaactcaatcctggtcatCATTgatagcttcaccaagtacgggatatttgtcaaatgctccaaaaagctgAGAGCCCCGGAACTAGCggaactattcctggaacacgtatggaaacggcACGGCATGCCCGAGAAAAcagtctcagatagaggGAGAgtgttcaacaacaagttcctaaaggcgctgtacaaacgcctgggaatagacccccacttctcctcggCGTATCATCCCCAGAGCGACGGACAGACAGAGCGAGTCAACCCTtccattgaacacttcctaagggcCTATTCGGGGGTcaaccaacgggactggactaagtggctgccaatggcggaatttgcatacaacaatgccatGCACAGTAGTACTGGGAAAActcctttcaaggccttatacggatgggaacccaccttaaccCCGTCCAACGTACCCAcagatgtcccagaagcggatgaacttgcccaaacaatggaagcacaatggaaggaagtagaaTTGGCCCTCCGGCAAGCCAAGCAACGGATGACAGCCGGAGAAAGCGGAAGCCCAACGGAATTCAAAGtcggagaagaagcttggctcgacgccaagaatgtcaacctcaaaaccttaaGCCCCAAGCTAACAGAACAACGTTTGGGCCCGTttaaggttaccaagaaaatctccgaccgcgctTACCGGCTTGAACTACCCCCAACAATGCGCAttcacaacgtcttctacgtGGGGCTTCTatctaaggtcaaaagggacaacaAACGCGCCTTTGAGAACCGcccaccaccagtcaccgtggatggggaagaagaatacgaggtggaGGGGATCACTGATgctgaagaaaggaacgggaaatggttcttccgagtcaaatggaagggctacggATCAGAAGAAAATACATGGGAGcctcaagaaaacttaaaaaacgccaaaaaaattttagaaaaatacgaaaaggaaatgaaaaagaaggcccttggcgctgccaaggcccttagagggggggcagtgtcgtag
- a CDS encoding Retrotransposable element Tf2 protein: MFSDCLLTSVEYLGIIVLDKGFSLDKLKIQAVQEWPIPTKIKEVQSFLGFANFLRRFVANFSHMARPLHNLVKKDTPWKWDTKEQEAFQGLKDAITNAPVLCHADPTKPYFLETDASGAALGSILSQRQEDGRLHPLSFLSESFKGAEQNYNTHNKELLAIICSFEYWRIFLEGTLHPITVFTDHRNLEYWKESQTFNRRHARWHLLLAGYNFQIVYRPGKQSGKPDALSQQSNHADIPPANQTMLPNLVFANVALVTPEKELQRQIKGALDQDKSLEEILQFLQNESKAPPSIKRAFKDYKMEAGLLFYQGQIVVPDVGTLRTELLCIFHDSPLARHPRRQQTLELICRNYYWPGIRADTYWHVDSCKTCQRICKPKYASIPLQPLELPSRPWQHISYDMIVDLPKDGNFNSILVIVDSFTKYGIFI; the protein is encoded by the exons atgttctccgattgccttt tgacatctgtggaatacctgggtaTTATTGTCTTGGATAAGGGCTTCAGtttggataagctcaaaatccaggctgtccaagaatggcctatTCCTACCAAAATCAAAGAAGTTCAATCATTCCTGGGATtcgccaacttcctccgccgatttgttgccaattttagccacatggccaggccattgcacaacctagtcaagaaggacaccccttggaaatgggatacaaaggaacaagaagctttcCAAGGGTTGAAGGACGcaatcaccaacgcccctgtcCTTTGCCACGCAGACCCTACCAAACCCTACTTCTTGGAAACGGATGCATCCGGCGCGGCCCTTGGTtctatactcagtcaacggcAGGAAGATGGTCGCCTACACCCCCTCAGTTTCCTCTctgaatcattcaaaggagcTGAGCAGAATTACAACACAcacaacaaggagctcctagcaatcatttgctcctttgagtactggcgcatattcctggaagggacTCTACACCCCATCACCGTATTCACTGATCACCgtaacctggaatactggaaggaatcccagACGTTCAACCGCCGCCATGCAAGATGGCATCTTCTACTGGCCggatacaacttccagataGTATACCGTCCCGGTAAACAATCCGGTAAACCTGATGCCCTGTCACAACAATCCAACCATGCGGACATTCCCCCCGCCAATCAAACAATGCTACCCAACCtcgtatttgccaacgttgcccTGGTCACCCCTGAGAAGGAGCTCCAACGCCAGATCAAAGGCGCCCTTGACCAAGACAAATCGCTAgaggaaatattacaattcctccaaaatgagtcaaaggcacccccgtccatcaaacgcgcgtttaaagattacaaaatggaagcGGGCCTACttttctaccaaggacaaattgtggtccctgacgttggaacGCTGAGGACGGAACTACTTTGTatcttccatgacagcccatTGGCCAGACACCCCAGGAGGCAGCAAACGTTGGAATTAATCTGCAGgaattactattggcccGGCATCCGCGCCGACACCtactggcacgtggattcTTGCAAAACCTGCCAGCGTATTTGCAAACCTAAGTACGCTTCAATTCCCCTGCAGCCCCTAGAACTCCCatccagaccctggcaacatatctcctatgacatgatagtagatctGCCCAAGGACGGGAATTTcaactcaatcctggttATTGTTGACAGCTTCACTAAGTACGGCATCTTCATCTAA
- a CDS encoding Retrotransposon-derived protein PEG10 — protein sequence MATRSRSTARPPSPLDQGELGPAISATTNEPTSLEPKVYGEVSLSRAISLLLGLQNHVLWLERELKEQKEATKEAQDWMGAVNQTLACVKARGGSPHTPEDRKPPAIEATPRPLSKTDPFPAPSAPLIAWANPTKPPITFAQPTPVRAPPRVHTPPPSLPIRLRSPVAPQPAAPVATYQAPVKVDHPDAYMGKIGNESQQWLTRMMAWVRLNQRMFPTDQEVLLFLLMNMKDTAGAWAHPHLDQLGSHRAIIQTVKDFRREFLAAFGNPDATRAAERQITHLTQTGTCAEYITKFRTIAMDLDWNNAALRGQFAQGLHWEVSRLIATRERRPTTLLELQNAALVIDNALQEERASHPPKGSKPGTSSTPNRGASTGQQATRPGRLSSNPNFVSKEEQNRRRAKGLCIKCGKLGHKFAECRTGWKATPKEESVKKEAAKVGEESGPELGKD from the coding sequence atggcaacccgctcccggagcaccgctcgtcccccgtcccctcttgatcaaggagagttgggacccgctATTTCAGCAACCACCAATGAGCCAACAAGCCTCGAACCcaaggtctatggggaaGTTTCCCTCAGCCGcgcaatctccctcctcctgggattgcaaaaccatgTCCTCTGGCTTGAACGGGAACTCAAGGAACAAAAAGAAGCcacaaaggaagcccaagactggatgggagcagtcaaTCAAACCCTTGCTTGCGTcaaggctaggggtggaagcccacacacaccagaagaccggaaacccccGGCAAtcgaggccacgcccaggcccctatcCAAAACCGACCcttttccagcgcctagtgcgcccctcattgcctgggcGAACCCTACCAAGCCCCCCAtcacctttgcccaaccaaccCCTGTCCGGGCTCCCCCAAGagtccatactccccctccatctttGCCTATCAGACTCCGCTCCCCCGTTGCCCCTCAGCCAGCGGCTCCTGTAGCCACATACCAAGCCCCTGTCAAGGTGGATCATCCTGACGCCTACATGGGAAAGATTGGGAATGAGTCAcaacaatggctcacaagaaTGATGGCATGGGTCCGCCTTAATCAGCGCATGTTCCCAACAGATCAGGAGGTACTTTTGTTCctcctaatgaacatgaaggacacgGCAGGAGCGTGGGCGCACCCCCACcttgaccaactagggtcccacagggccatTATCCAAACGGTCAAGGACTTCAGGAGGGAATTcctggctgcatttgggaacccggacgccacaagggccgcggagcggcaaatcacccaccttactcagacaggtacctgtgctgagtatattacaaaattcaggaccattgccatggacctggattggAACAATGCCGCCCTCCGTGGGCAATTCgcacaaggcctccactgggaggtcagccgcctcattgccacTCGAGAACGgcgcccaaccaccctcctggagctgcagaacgcggccctggtcattgacaacgccctccaagaggagcgtgccagccacccgcccaAGGGTAGTAAGCCTGGaacttcctccacccccaataggggggcaagcaccggccaacaggccacaagaccaggacgCCTCTCTAGCAATCCCAattttgtctccaaggaggagcaaaacCGCCGCCGGGCCAAAGGCCtatgcatcaaatgcggcaagttgggccacaagtttgcggaatgccgcactggctggaaagccacgcctaaggaggaaagtgtcaagaaggaagccgccaaggttgGCGAAGAATCTGGACccgaattgggaaaagattaa
- a CDS encoding Retrovirus-related Pol polyprotein from transposon opus codes for MSFIGLTNAYQSKIQDYAQIAQPLQGYTRGMRSADSPRAEYRRALQETQVTLSKEAKKLFARLKTILTSDLVLRAPVYNGWPFIVTTDGSKYGFGAVLAQEWEELGVNGATKKVRYPVAFASKQTSQAKEHYIPFLLKFAALKFAFNKFESMIFGQIIELKTDCKVLADLIGNKKLNLTHKQWREFVLARDIQAGSQELQRPLQGPKNLGSTLGLAIVGKHSRAFGMMLGSACGALPSGCQAIQIRWILTRRLPKLEHSRVLLGFWGPCRDNNTGPGRLETVNPGWEAQKQLVNDLYHLAPDNSSAYLLDCFAGDPYFEEILTHLLFKAGLSTPENPDKVAASKQRAHQASGYFANDGKLWLVGRKNGQAGTRVKCIPELEGPELAASVHAAGVADYVLFPEGQGGFKNILLVADMYSWFLFAFPTHKPGTRKFTVDLLARILSMLMKPSLVMTNGGSHFDCKEVRQWASSCNTQLIKTPAYAPWTNGPAEGYAKLLAGRIKRLCAPDLGIDPDADHNPMSTPAAWPKHLDEAVAQLNNRVLPSLGYSPRKLLTGILSPKQKAKIGIQIQDPTQEEVDVNMALTYALRMDGYAKALQHATRRKRQFDKKVKPADFKAGDLVQKYDACLDETHSSLCKLAPQWSGPVCIVLKATNSYVLVDLEGNTFSAAAHSRLLRPFIPSPGTPLDNYTCALALAQRLDSNTTQPATPIDHSLLPVTPRPEDKIPLAQNNKTQPTSPDKEADKPDKTVLNAYPELQQAIEDGSEATLRTTALPAEKICYNICKELERIQPDFFEQLGAMESNSRRYVRQDLGVGQSGAKAEDNNKVKHSIGLSHLECARLLAPITVDFDDEEERRQFTECDNPPMISSHWPRALYLDNNGNPTQPSKGLLQGNLLYKM; via the exons ATGAGTTTCATTGGGCTCACCAATGCCTACCAATCCAAAATCCAAGACTATGCACAAATTGCCCAACCCCTACAGGGCTATACTAGGGGCATGAGATCAGCAGACTCACCAAGAGCAGAATACAGGAGAGCACTGCAAGAAACCCAAGTCACACTGAGCAAGGAGGCCAAGAAGTTGTTTGCAAGGCTAAAGACAATACTCACCTCAGATTTGGTCCTGAGAGCCCCAGTATACAATGGTTGGCCATTTATTGTCACAACTGATGGATCTAAATATGGCTTTGGTGCAGTTCTAGCTCAGGAATGGGAAGAATTGGGAGTAAATGGTGCAACCAAGAAAGTGAGGTACCCAGTTGCCTTTGCCTCCAAACAGACATCCCAGGCCAAAGAACACTACATCCCATTCCTACTCAAGTTTGCTGCTCTCAAGTTTGCTTTCAACAAATTTGAGAGTATGATATTTGGACAGATCATTGAACTCAAGACAGACTGTAAGGTGTTGGCAGACCTCATAGGGAACAAGAAGTTGAACTTGACCCACAAACAGTGGAGGGAATTTGTCCTTGCAAGAGATATACAAGCG GGTTCACAAGAGCTGCAGAGACCTCTACAGGGCCCCAAAaatcttgggagcactcTGGGACTTGCTATTGTTGGCAAGCATTCCagagcgtttggtatgatGCTTGGAAGTGCTTGTGGAGCGCTCCCAAGTGGTTGCCAAGCAATCCAGATCCGTTGGATCCTAACAAGGAGGCTCCCAAAActggagcactccagagtgctcctgggtttttggggcccctgTAGAGACAACAACACAGGACCAGGGAGGCTTGAAACAGTCAACCCAGGATGGGAGGCACAGAAGCAGCTTGTCAATGATTTATACCATTTGGCTCCAGACAACAGTTCAGCATACTTGCTTGATTGCTTTGCAGGGGACCCCTACTTTGAAGAAATTCTGACGCACCTGTTGTTCAAGGCTGGATTGTCAACCCCAGAGAACCCAGACAAAGTGGCAGCTAGCAAACAAAGAGCACACCAGGCATCAGGATACTTTGCCAATGATGGGAAGCTATGGCTAGTTGGCAGAAAGAATGGACAAGCAGGAACAAGAGTCAAATGCATACCAGAGTTGGAAGGACCAGAGTTGGCAGCATCAGTCCATGCAGCAGGAG TGGCAGACTATGTCTTGTTCCcagaaggccaaggaggatTCAAGAATATCTTACTTGTGGCAGACATGTACAGTTGGTTCTTATTTGCATTTCCAACTCACAAGCCTGGCACCAGGAAATTCACTGTGGACTTGTTAGCTAGAATATTGAGTATGCTCATGAAACCCAGCTTGGTTATGACCAATGGAGGAAGTCACTTTGACTGCAAGGAGGTCCGCCAATGGGCCAGCAGCTGCAACACACAACTTATTAAGACGCCGGCATATGCGCCCTGGACAAATGGACCAGCGGAAGGATACGCAAAGCTCCTTGCAGGCAGGATCAAACGCCTCTGTGCCCCAGATCTTGGCATAGACCCAGACGCTGACCACAACCCCATGTCCACACCAGCAGCTTGGCCCAAACACCTTGATGAAGCAGTAGCACAGCTAAACAATAGGGTACTACCATCCCTTGGATATTCTCCACGCAAACTCCTAACTGGCATCCTATCCCCCAAGCAAAAAGCCAAGATTGGTATACAAATACAAGACCCTACACAAGAGGAGGTAGATGTCAATATGGCACTCACGTATGCACTCCGCATGGATGGATACGCCAAGGCCCTACAGCACGCAACCAGGCGGAAGCGCCAGTTTGACAAAAAGGTTAAGCCAGCAGACTTCAAAGCTGGGGACCTAGTACAGAAATATGATGCATGCCTAGATGAGACCCATAGCTCTCTCTGCAAACTTGCCCCACAATGGTCAGGCCCTGTTTGCATAGTTTTGAAAGCCACCAACTCTTATGTTCTTGTAGACCTTGAGGGTAACACCTTCTCAGCAGCTGCCCACTCACGCCTCCTGCGTCCATTTATCCCCTCACCTGGTACCCCGTTAGACAACTATACCTGTGCACTTGCACTGGCACAACGCTTGGACTCAAACACCACGCAACCAGCCACACCCATAGACCACTCATTGCTACCAGTCACGCCCAGACCAGAAGACAAGATACCATTAGCACAAAACAACAAGACGCAACCCACAAGCCCAGACAAGGAAGCTGACAAACCAGACAAAA CTGTCTTGAATGCATACCCAGAGCTCCAACAAGCCATTGAGGATGGGTCAGAGGCAACACTCCGCACCACTGCATTGCCAGC TGAAAAAATTTgttacaatatatgcaaggAGTTGGAGCGCATACAACCGGATTTCTTTGAGCAACTAGGCGCCATGGAGAGCAATTCCAGAAGGTATGTGCGGCAAGAT CTTGGTGTTGGTCAAAGTGGTGCAAAAGCTGAAGACAATAACAAGGTGAAACACAGTATT GGCCTATCCCACCTGGAATGTGCTCGCCTACTTGCACCAATTACGGTGGACTTTGACGATGAAGA AGAGAGGCGTCAATTCACTGAATGTGATAACCCGCCTATGATCTCAAGCCACTGGCCACGTGCATTGTATCTAGACAACAACGGCAATCCTACACAACCTTCAAAGGGCCTTCTCCAAGGCAATTTACTCTACAAG ATGTAA
- a CDS encoding Retrovirus-related Pol polyprotein from transposon — translation MNLQAGFHAIPIAVESIPYTGFYVDGRGHYIYKQMPFGLTSAPTVFQEMIALAFHNLLGKILEAWMDNLATAANTFDKGMQNICTIFNWCCKKKISLLALKMVLFMTEAVFAGARVS, via the coding sequence ATGAACTTACAGGCAGGGTTCCATGCAATCCCAATTGCAGTGGAGAGCATCCCATACACTGGATTCTATGTGGATGGCAGGGGACACTACATATACAAACAGATGCCTTTTGGGCTCACCAGCGCCCCAACAGTCTTCCAGGAGATGATTGCATTGGCATTCCACAATCTACTAGGGAAAATACTTGAAGCTTGGATGGACAACctagcaacagcagcaaacaCATTTGACAAGGGCATGCAGAACATATGTACTATATTCAACTGGTGTTGCAAAAAGAAGATCTCCCTGTTGGCATTGAAAATggtcctattcatgacaGAGGCAGTATTTGCAGGCGCAAGAGTGTCATAA
- a CDS encoding Vegetative incompatibility protein HET-E-1, with the protein MPAIRTETRISKATGDATSYHLDRSSEHRTEFPWSQDNLDQWAPPDPSMGWDMGNDQPPITNIYDWHKVITRCDSFQQSKAYAKLLDPSATLDYIPMGQRWKCYWIGRTLRCPIRGYLRWVGSEPPKQPKLMQSTKFFVCRGNVGASVEDVVRAPVLKHTRKLAEWHLDIEEIDPEWWIPISTVREWLAAEIENWKNKLPSGLGGYVDNLTPEDVYYMILEREMSIEDLHDWLKQWAMQAAQNDLSRSISNLAIHELSDEGGHESDLESNKAMNEWNPLDYADGM; encoded by the coding sequence ATGCCTGCCATCAGAACAGAGACCAGGATCTCCAAGGCCACTGGAGATGCCACCTCTTACCACCTTGACAGATCCAGTGAGCACAGGACCGAGTTCCCTTGGTCCCAGGACAACCTGGATCAATGGGCACCCCCAGATCCATCCATGGGCTGGGACATGGGGAATGATCAACCCCCTATCACCAACATCTATGACTGGCATAAGGTCATCACAAGAtgtgactccttccaacaatccaaggcttatgccaaactacttgatccctcagcaacccttgattacataccaatgggTCAACGATGGAAATGCTACTGGATTGGAAGAACCCTACGCTGTCCAATCAGGGGATACCTCCGCTGGGTTGGCAGTGAGCcaccaaaacaacccaaactaaTGCAAAGTACCAAGTTCTTTGTGTGTAGAGGTAATGTGGGTGCCTCTGTGGAGGATGTAGTGAGGGCCCCAGTGCTAAAGCacacaaggaagttggcagagtggcatctagacattgaggaaattgatcctgaatggtggataccaatctcaacagtaagggaatggctggctgcggaaattgaaaactggaaaaacaaactgccatcaggcttaggtggctatgtggacaacctcactcctgaggatGTCTATTACATGATCCTAGAACGCGAAATGAGCATAGAGGATCTACATGactggctcaaacaatgGGCCATGCAAGCAGCTCAGAATGATCTGAGCAGAAGTATATCTAACTTAGCAATCCATGAACTAAGTGATGAAGGAGGACATGAGTCTGACCTTGAAAGTAACAAGGCCATGAACGAATGGAATCCCTTGGATTATGCTGATGGAATGTGA
- a CDS encoding Retrotransposable element Tf2 protein: MPEKTISDRGRVFNNKFLKALYKRLGIDPHYSSAYHPQSNGQTERVNPSIEHFLRAYSGINQQDWTKWLPMAEFAYNNAVHSSTGKTPFKALYRWEPTLTPSNVPTDVPEADDLAQTMEAQWKEVESALQQSKQRMVAGEDGNPVEFKIREEAWLDSKNVNLKTLSPKLTEQRLGPFKVIEKISNRAYRLELPPTMRIHNVFYVGLLSKVKRDKKRTFKNCPPPVTIDGEEEYEVEGITDAKERNREWFFQVKWKGYGSEENTWEPQENLKNAEKILEKYKKEMKKKALGAAKALRGGAVL; encoded by the coding sequence ATGCCAGAAAAGACAATATCGGACAGGGGAAGGGTATTCAACAATAAATTCCTGAAAGCCCTGTACAAACGcttaggaatagacccccactactcttcagcctaccacccccaaAGCAATGGGCAGACAGAACGAGTAAACCCGtccattgaacacttctTAAGGGCATACTCTGGCATCAACCAACAGGACTGGACAAAGTGGCTCcccatggcggaatttgcttACAATAACGCCGTACACAGTAGCACCGGAAAAACTCCtttcaaagccctgtacagatgggaacccaccttgaccccatccaacgtaccaacagatgttccGGAAGCAGACGaccttgcccagacaatggaggcacaatggaaggaagtagaaTCTGCCTTACAACAATCTAAGCAACGGATGGTAGCCGGAGAAGACGGAAACCCAGTAGAATTCAAGATCAGAGAAGAAGCATGGCTGGACTCCAAGAACGTAAATCTCAAGACCCTGAGCCCCAAGTTAACCGAGCAACgcttagggccattcaaAGTTATTGAGAAGATATCCAACCGCGCCTACCGACTTGAGCTACCCCCAACTATGCGtatccacaacgtcttctatgtgggactcctatccaaggtcaaaagggacaagaagcgcACCTTCAAAAATTGtcccccaccagtcaccatagacggagaagaggaatatgaagtGGAGGGGATCACTGatgccaaagaaaggaacagagaatggttcttccaagtcaaatggaagggttatgggtcagaagaaaacacatgggaaccccaagaaaacctaAAAAATGCCGAAAAgattttagaaaaatacaaaaaagagatgaaaaagaaggccctcggcgctgccaaggcccttagagggggggcagtgttgtag